One Phoenix dactylifera cultivar Barhee BC4 chromosome 8, palm_55x_up_171113_PBpolish2nd_filt_p, whole genome shotgun sequence genomic window carries:
- the LOC103703359 gene encoding mitogen-activated protein kinase 10-like isoform X1 has translation MQQDQRKKSTLEMDFFAEYGDVNRYKLQEVIGKGSYGLVCSAIDTRTGEKVAIKKIHDIFEHISDAARILREIKLLRLLRHPDIVEIKHIMLPPSKKDFKDIYVVFELMESDLHQVIKANDDLTKEHYQFFLYQLLRALKYIHTANVYHRDLKPKNILANANCKLKICDFGLARVAFSDNPMTIFWTDYVATRWYRAPELCGSFYSKYTPAIDMWSIGCIFAEVLNGKPIFPGKNVVHQLDLITDLLGTPSLDTISRVRNEKARKYLSSMRKKQPMPFSQKFPNADPLALKLLERLLAFDPKDRPTAEEALADSYFKGLAKLEREPSCQPISKMEFEFERRRVTKEDIRDLIFREILEYHPQLLKDYMNGTEQTNFLSPSSVDRFRKQFAQLEENGGKSGPVIPLERKHVSLPRSTFVHSTTIPLKEQPHLASFRGRHVLDEACKNPRDTEGLSGSLARASQLPQRVPLGMTFAKPGRVVGPIMPYENGSAKDAYDPRRLVRNALLPAQSAIPPAHGFQTTEGKIDNLERKGVEAERETQQRSPIHQGMPGKMAPDVAVDMQAYRVHPSPGPKAGSSRDIITMDANLLQAQPPYDGIAAAAAHRKVSSVQFGMARMC, from the exons AGTACATTAGAGATGGACTTCTTTGCAGAGTATGGAGATGTTAATAGATACAAACTTCAGGAGGTCATAGGGAAAGGAAGCTATGGACTTGTGTGTTCGGCCATTGATACACGTACTGGAGAAAAAGTAGCAATAAAAAAGATACATGATATCTTTGAGCACATCTCTGATGCTGCTAGGATTCTCCGTGAGATTAAGCTTCTCAGGCTTCTAAGGCATCCTGACATAGTGGAGATCAAGCACATCATGTTGCCTCCATCAAAAAAAGATTtcaaagatatttatgttgttTTTGAGCTTATGGAGTCAGATCTTCACCAAGTCATAAAGGCTAATGATGACTTGACAAAGGAACACTATCAATTTTTCCTTTATCAGCTGCTCCGTGCCCTAAAATATATCCATACAG CTAATGTTTATCATCGAGATTTAAAACCAAAGAACATACTTGCAAATGCAAATTGCAAACTCAAGATATGTGACTTTGGGCTAGCAAGAGTCGCTTTCAGTGACAACCCCATGACAATATTTTGGACG GATTATGTTGCAACCAGATGGTATAGAGCCCCGGAACTCTGTGGATCATTTTATTCTAAG TATACCCCTGCTATTGATATGTGGAGCATAGGTTGCATTTTTGCTGAGGTGTTAAATGGAAAGCCAATATTCCCTGGTAAAAATGTGGTTCACCAACTGGATCTGATTACTGATCTTCTAGGCACACCTTCCTTGGACACTATTTCACGG GTGAGAAATGAAAAGGCAAGAAAATATTTGAGCAGCATGAGGAAAAAACAACCTATGCCTTTTTCACAGAAGTTTCCAAATGCAGATCCTTTAGCACTTAAATTGCTGGAAAGACTTTTAGCTTTTGACCCAAAGGATCGTCCGACTGCGGAGGAG GCACTGGCAGATTCTTATTTCAAGGGTCTGGCCAAACTTGAGAGAGAGCCATCTTGCCAACCAATTTCAAAGATGGAGTTTGAGTTTGAGAGGCGGAGAGTGACAAAGGAGGATATAAGGGATCTTATCTTCCGTGAAATTTTGGAATATCATCCTCAACTCCTCAAAGACTACATGAATGGAACTGAGCAAACAAACTTTCTTTCTCCTAG TTCTGTTGATCGATTTAGGAAGCAATTTGCTCAACTTGAGGAAAATGGTGGTAAAAGTGGGCCGGTAATTCCACTAGAGAGGAAGCATGTTTCTCTTCCGAG ATCTACGTTTGTTCACTCTACTACGATTCCCCTTAAGGAGCAACCCCATTTGGCTTCATTCAGAGGGAGGCATGTCTTAGATGAGGCGTGCAAAAATCCTAGAGATACTGAAGGGCTGTCTGGAAGTCTAGCAAGGGCTTCACAGCTACCTCAAAGAGTTCCACTTGGTATGACCTTTG CTAAACCTGGAAGAGTTGTGGGGCCTATAATGCCATATGAAAATGGAAGTGCAAAGGATGCCTATGATCCACGGAGGCTGGTAAGAAATGCTCTTCTTCCAGCACAATCAGCTATTCCTCCTGCACATGGTTTCCAAACAACTGAAGGCAAAATAGACAATTTAGAGAGGAAAGGTGTGGAGGCAGAGAGGGAGACACAACAGAGATCACCAATCCACCAAGGTATGCCAGGAAAGATGGCCCCAGATGTAGCTGTAGACATGCAAGCCTACCGTGTCCATCCATCACCAGGACCAAAGGCTGGTTCATCAAGGGATATAATCACCATGGATGCAAACCTGCTGCAGGCCCAACCTCCATATGATGgaattgctgctgctgctgctcacAGGAAGGTGAGCAGCGTTCAGTTTGGCATGGCAAGAATGTGTTAG
- the LOC103703359 gene encoding mitogen-activated protein kinase 10-like isoform X2: protein MQQDQRKKSTLEMDFFAEYGDVNRYKLQEVIGKGSYGLVCSAIDTRTGEKVAIKKIHDIFEHISDAARILREIKLLRLLRHPDIVEIKHIMLPPSKKDFKDIYVVFELMESDLHQVIKANDDLTKEHYQFFLYQLLRALKYIHTANVYHRDLKPKNILANANCKLKICDFGLARVAFSDNPMTIFWTDYVATRWYRAPELCGSFYSKYTPAIDMWSIGCIFAEVLNGKPIFPGKNVVHQLDLITDLLGTPSLDTISRVRNEKARKYLSSMRKKQPMPFSQKFPNADPLALKLLERLLAFDPKDRPTAEEALADSYFKGLAKLEREPSCQPISKMEFEFERRRVTKEDIRDLIFREILEYHPQLLKDYMNGTEQTNFLSPSSVDRFRKQFAQLEENGGKSGPVIPLERKHVSLPRSTFVHSTTIPLKEQPHLASFRGRHVLDEACKNPRDTEGLSGSLARASQLPQRVPLAKPGRVVGPIMPYENGSAKDAYDPRRLVRNALLPAQSAIPPAHGFQTTEGKIDNLERKGVEAERETQQRSPIHQGMPGKMAPDVAVDMQAYRVHPSPGPKAGSSRDIITMDANLLQAQPPYDGIAAAAAHRKVSSVQFGMARMC from the exons AGTACATTAGAGATGGACTTCTTTGCAGAGTATGGAGATGTTAATAGATACAAACTTCAGGAGGTCATAGGGAAAGGAAGCTATGGACTTGTGTGTTCGGCCATTGATACACGTACTGGAGAAAAAGTAGCAATAAAAAAGATACATGATATCTTTGAGCACATCTCTGATGCTGCTAGGATTCTCCGTGAGATTAAGCTTCTCAGGCTTCTAAGGCATCCTGACATAGTGGAGATCAAGCACATCATGTTGCCTCCATCAAAAAAAGATTtcaaagatatttatgttgttTTTGAGCTTATGGAGTCAGATCTTCACCAAGTCATAAAGGCTAATGATGACTTGACAAAGGAACACTATCAATTTTTCCTTTATCAGCTGCTCCGTGCCCTAAAATATATCCATACAG CTAATGTTTATCATCGAGATTTAAAACCAAAGAACATACTTGCAAATGCAAATTGCAAACTCAAGATATGTGACTTTGGGCTAGCAAGAGTCGCTTTCAGTGACAACCCCATGACAATATTTTGGACG GATTATGTTGCAACCAGATGGTATAGAGCCCCGGAACTCTGTGGATCATTTTATTCTAAG TATACCCCTGCTATTGATATGTGGAGCATAGGTTGCATTTTTGCTGAGGTGTTAAATGGAAAGCCAATATTCCCTGGTAAAAATGTGGTTCACCAACTGGATCTGATTACTGATCTTCTAGGCACACCTTCCTTGGACACTATTTCACGG GTGAGAAATGAAAAGGCAAGAAAATATTTGAGCAGCATGAGGAAAAAACAACCTATGCCTTTTTCACAGAAGTTTCCAAATGCAGATCCTTTAGCACTTAAATTGCTGGAAAGACTTTTAGCTTTTGACCCAAAGGATCGTCCGACTGCGGAGGAG GCACTGGCAGATTCTTATTTCAAGGGTCTGGCCAAACTTGAGAGAGAGCCATCTTGCCAACCAATTTCAAAGATGGAGTTTGAGTTTGAGAGGCGGAGAGTGACAAAGGAGGATATAAGGGATCTTATCTTCCGTGAAATTTTGGAATATCATCCTCAACTCCTCAAAGACTACATGAATGGAACTGAGCAAACAAACTTTCTTTCTCCTAG TTCTGTTGATCGATTTAGGAAGCAATTTGCTCAACTTGAGGAAAATGGTGGTAAAAGTGGGCCGGTAATTCCACTAGAGAGGAAGCATGTTTCTCTTCCGAG ATCTACGTTTGTTCACTCTACTACGATTCCCCTTAAGGAGCAACCCCATTTGGCTTCATTCAGAGGGAGGCATGTCTTAGATGAGGCGTGCAAAAATCCTAGAGATACTGAAGGGCTGTCTGGAAGTCTAGCAAGGGCTTCACAGCTACCTCAAAGAGTTCCACTTG CTAAACCTGGAAGAGTTGTGGGGCCTATAATGCCATATGAAAATGGAAGTGCAAAGGATGCCTATGATCCACGGAGGCTGGTAAGAAATGCTCTTCTTCCAGCACAATCAGCTATTCCTCCTGCACATGGTTTCCAAACAACTGAAGGCAAAATAGACAATTTAGAGAGGAAAGGTGTGGAGGCAGAGAGGGAGACACAACAGAGATCACCAATCCACCAAGGTATGCCAGGAAAGATGGCCCCAGATGTAGCTGTAGACATGCAAGCCTACCGTGTCCATCCATCACCAGGACCAAAGGCTGGTTCATCAAGGGATATAATCACCATGGATGCAAACCTGCTGCAGGCCCAACCTCCATATGATGgaattgctgctgctgctgctcacAGGAAGGTGAGCAGCGTTCAGTTTGGCATGGCAAGAATGTGTTAG